The genomic interval CTTATTGCGTTAATCCAGTCTGAGACGGTCAATCTCGTTAAAATTTCCCAGCGTTTCCAGTCCAAGAAAAATGCCGCATCTGAGTCCAACTACAAGCGCATCCGGCGCTTCATCGCCGATTTTGACTTCCCACACCAGCTCTACTTGGATTTTGTGCTCCAATTTTTCAAGGATAGACAGCTTCTTCTCACCATGGACAGAACGAATTGGCAGTTCGGCAAAGCCCACATCAACTTCTTGGTGATCGCCACCGTCAGAGATGGCATTGCTTTTCCGCTAATCTGGCAACTCCTCCCACACTCGGGAAACAGCAACCAGACGGCTAGAATTGAGCTGATTCGAGAACTGATCGAGGTCTTACCTGTCACCCGAATTCAGGGTCTCCTGGCCGACCGTGAGTTTATCGGGGAAGAGTGGTTTACAGAACTGAAAACGCTGGGCATCAAGCGTTGCATTCGCATCAGGGACACGGACCGGGTGGGCGGAATCCCAGCCTGGATGTGGTTTAAGCGCACCGAAGCAGGG from Deinococcus roseus carries:
- a CDS encoding IS4 family transposase codes for the protein MHFTLLRTLREAFPLNQARLYFLAAFLIALIQSETVNLVKISQRFQSKKNAASESNYKRIRRFIADFDFPHQLYLDFVLQFFKDRQLLLTMDRTNWQFGKAHINFLVIATVRDGIAFPLIWQLLPHSGNSNQTARIELIRELIEVLPVTRIQGLLADREFIGEEWFTELKTLGIKRCIRIRDTDRVGGIPAWMWFKRTEAGITYSLYRRVLVFGSKMQVVAARTPEGKRILVASDFSACDTLKKYKARWSIECLFAAVKETGFRFEDTHLTRPERLSTLMTLVGIAFVWAYMVGEWEHQKKPIKVKKHGRRSQSVFRLGLGHLVRVLTQRRFYAPAIKILSCT